The following are encoded in a window of Flavobacteriales bacterium genomic DNA:
- a CDS encoding MBOAT family protein, with translation MLFNSIDFLVFLPLVFLLYWAVGAHTTRRNAVVLAASYVFYGWWDWRFLGLIALSTAVDYAVGRGLATEEDPRRRKLLLWTSLAVNLGLLGFFKYANFFIESFTDAFTFMGTPIAADRLDIVLPVGISFYTFQTLSYTLDVYHRRLAPSRDALAFSAYVAFFPQLVAGPIERATSLLPQFAAPRVFDRSSAVDGLRQILWGFFKKVVIADNCALLVDGVFGAHVQMAGSTLLLASVLFAFQIYGDFSGYSDIAIGTARLFGFGLMRNFAFPYFSRDIAEFWRRWHISLSTWFRDYLYVPLGGSRGGTAMRVRNTFIIFLVSGFWHGANWTFVVWGALNALYFLPLLLAGRNRTHLGTVAEGRLLPTLADALRMLLTFLLTCLAWVFFRAEDLTQAWEILARIGSPTLFATPKLAARTLVVPMVFFLLMEWLGRSDQHVLERIGLRWPTILRWGMYAMVLTLIGLYMSTEETPFIYFQF, from the coding sequence ATGCTCTTCAACTCGATCGACTTCCTCGTCTTTCTGCCGCTCGTCTTCCTGCTGTACTGGGCCGTGGGCGCCCACACCACCCGCCGCAATGCCGTGGTGCTGGCGGCCAGCTACGTGTTCTATGGCTGGTGGGACTGGCGTTTCCTGGGGCTGATAGCGCTGAGCACCGCGGTGGACTACGCCGTGGGGCGTGGGCTCGCCACCGAAGAGGATCCGCGGAGGCGAAAGCTGCTGTTGTGGACCAGCCTCGCGGTGAACCTGGGCCTGCTGGGTTTCTTCAAGTACGCCAACTTCTTCATCGAGAGCTTCACGGACGCCTTCACCTTCATGGGCACGCCCATCGCGGCGGACCGACTGGACATCGTGCTGCCCGTGGGCATCAGCTTCTACACCTTCCAAACGCTGAGCTACACGCTGGACGTGTACCACCGCCGCCTGGCGCCGTCGCGCGATGCGCTGGCCTTCTCGGCCTACGTGGCCTTCTTCCCGCAACTCGTGGCCGGCCCCATCGAACGCGCCACCAGCCTGCTGCCCCAGTTCGCCGCGCCCCGCGTCTTCGATCGCTCCAGCGCGGTGGACGGCCTGCGGCAGATCCTATGGGGCTTCTTCAAGAAGGTGGTGATCGCCGACAACTGCGCACTGCTGGTGGACGGTGTGTTCGGTGCGCACGTGCAAATGGCCGGCAGCACCTTGCTGCTGGCATCGGTGCTCTTCGCCTTCCAGATCTACGGCGACTTCAGCGGCTACAGCGACATCGCCATCGGCACGGCGCGCCTGTTCGGTTTCGGCCTCATGCGCAACTTCGCCTTCCCCTATTTCTCGCGCGACATCGCCGAGTTCTGGCGCCGCTGGCACATCTCGCTCAGCACCTGGTTCCGCGACTATCTCTATGTGCCCCTGGGCGGCAGCCGCGGAGGCACGGCGATGCGGGTGCGCAACACCTTCATCATCTTCCTGGTGAGTGGTTTCTGGCATGGCGCCAACTGGACCTTCGTGGTGTGGGGTGCGCTCAACGCCCTGTATTTCCTGCCCTTGCTGCTCGCCGGCCGCAACCGCACGCACCTGGGTACCGTGGCCGAAGGCCGCCTGCTGCCCACCCTGGCCGATGCGTTACGCATGCTGCTCACCTTCCTGCTCACCTGCCTGGCCTGGGTGTTCTTCCGCGCCGAGGATCTGACGCAGGCGTGGGAGATCCTGGCGCGCATCGGATCGCCCACCTTGTTCGCTACGCCCAAGCTGGCGGCGCGGACGCTGGTGGTGCCCATGGTCTTCTTCCTGCTGATGGAATGGCTGGGGCGTTCGGACCAACATGTTCTGGAACGCATCGGACTTCGGTGGCCCACGATCCTGCGCTGGGGGATGTACGCGATGGTGCTGACCCTGATCGGACTGTACATGAGCACCGAGGAGACACCCTTCATCTACTTCCAGTTCTGA
- the mutL gene encoding DNA mismatch repair endonuclease MutL yields MPDIVRLLPDHVANQIAAGEVVQRPASVVKELLENSVDAGAGAITLVVKDAGRTLVQVIDDGRGMSPTDARMSFERHATSKIRAAEDLGTIGTKGFRGEALASIAAIAQVELRTREHDQELGTRVLIEGSRVRTQEPFAGPVGTTINVRSLFYNTPARRQFLKSDAVEMKHVVEEFQRVALAHPEIAFKLVHNDHEELNLPAVTQPANAGAAHRQRIVALMGRKYDERLVPVEEATELLSVTGFVGKPEFARRSRGEQYFFVNRRFIRSAYLEHAVRKAYDELVAREVHPAWYLFIELDPAQIDINIHPTKTEIKFRDDRTVYAIVHAAVRRALGRFNITPSLDFEPEPAIIGAFSGGSAPAAVPAWRPQELGAFQSPPRPVPEGWQQLFDLDAPAPAGTPGIPAPRVLPSREHEGTPGERPVFQLHGTYIIAQMRSGFMVIDQQRAHERILYERHLKQLEQGAGLAQQLLFPRNVELSPTDHALVSGLLPELRAMGLDIEPFGGRTMQVNGMPAEAADEDPGKLLESVLEQLRQDQGALRNERHQVLARGLARSLAMRPGRVLDHRAMHDLIDRLFACAMPTATPGGKPTLITFGLDELNERFDR; encoded by the coding sequence ATGCCTGACATCGTAAGGCTCCTGCCCGACCATGTGGCCAACCAGATCGCCGCCGGCGAGGTGGTGCAGCGGCCCGCCAGCGTGGTGAAGGAACTGCTGGAGAACAGCGTGGACGCGGGAGCTGGCGCGATCACCCTGGTGGTGAAGGACGCCGGCCGCACGCTGGTGCAGGTGATCGACGACGGCCGGGGCATGAGCCCCACCGACGCGCGCATGAGCTTCGAGCGCCACGCCACCAGCAAGATCCGCGCGGCGGAGGACCTGGGCACGATCGGCACCAAGGGCTTCCGCGGTGAAGCGCTGGCCAGCATCGCGGCCATCGCCCAGGTGGAGTTGCGTACGCGCGAACACGACCAGGAACTTGGCACACGGGTCCTCATCGAAGGCAGCCGCGTGCGCACGCAGGAACCCTTCGCCGGCCCCGTGGGCACCACCATCAACGTGCGCAGCCTCTTCTACAACACGCCGGCACGACGCCAGTTCCTGAAGAGCGACGCCGTGGAGATGAAGCATGTGGTGGAGGAGTTCCAACGGGTGGCCCTGGCGCATCCGGAGATCGCCTTCAAGCTGGTGCACAACGACCACGAGGAATTGAACCTCCCGGCCGTGACACAGCCGGCGAACGCGGGCGCGGCGCATCGCCAGCGCATCGTGGCGCTCATGGGCCGCAAATACGACGAACGGCTCGTGCCCGTGGAGGAGGCCACGGAGCTGTTGTCCGTCACCGGCTTCGTGGGCAAGCCCGAGTTCGCACGGCGATCGCGTGGCGAGCAGTACTTCTTCGTGAACCGCCGCTTCATCCGCAGCGCCTACCTGGAGCATGCCGTGCGCAAGGCCTACGATGAACTGGTGGCGCGCGAGGTCCATCCGGCGTGGTATCTCTTCATCGAGCTCGATCCCGCGCAGATCGACATCAACATCCACCCCACGAAGACCGAGATCAAGTTCCGTGACGACCGCACCGTGTACGCCATCGTGCACGCGGCGGTGCGCCGGGCCCTGGGCCGCTTCAACATCACGCCCAGCCTGGACTTCGAGCCGGAACCCGCCATCATCGGGGCCTTCAGCGGCGGAAGCGCTCCGGCCGCGGTACCCGCCTGGCGTCCGCAGGAACTCGGCGCCTTCCAGTCCCCGCCACGTCCGGTGCCCGAAGGCTGGCAGCAGCTCTTCGACCTGGATGCGCCAGCGCCTGCCGGAACGCCGGGGATCCCCGCGCCACGGGTGCTGCCATCGCGCGAGCATGAGGGCACACCCGGCGAACGGCCCGTGTTCCAACTGCACGGCACGTACATCATCGCGCAGATGCGCAGCGGCTTCATGGTCATCGACCAGCAGCGTGCGCATGAGCGCATCCTCTACGAACGACACCTGAAGCAATTGGAGCAGGGTGCAGGCCTTGCGCAACAACTGCTCTTCCCCCGCAACGTGGAGCTCTCGCCCACCGACCATGCGCTGGTCTCCGGACTGTTGCCTGAACTGCGTGCCATGGGTCTGGACATTGAGCCCTTCGGCGGCCGCACGATGCAGGTGAACGGCATGCCCGCTGAAGCCGCCGACGAGGATCCCGGGAAACTGCTGGAGAGCGTGCTGGAACAATTGCGGCAGGACCAGGGCGCCTTGCGCAACGAGCGTCACCAGGTGCTGGCCCGCGGACTGGCGCGCAGCCTGGCCATGCGCCCCGGCCGTGTGCTGGACCACCGCGCCATGCACGACCTCATTGACCGGCTCTTCGCCTGCGCCATGCCCACCGCCACGCCCGGTGGCAAGCCCACGCTCATCACCTTCGGGCTGGATGAACTGAACGAACGTTTCGACCGCTGA
- a CDS encoding endonuclease/exonuclease/phosphatase family protein, with protein MAEANEEAPRKRRPSFWLRPLWWLNGLSALVLLITYPAPHISPDHFWPLALLAMAYPFQVLVQAGFIVLWLLFRRKRMLLPITVLLLGYGHIADHFKLFGRQGAPQGIEVPGVKLMSWNVRLFDLYNWSGNRVTRDAIFDVLLREDADILCLQEFFHSDDERFFRTREPLLKDLRYRHLHEHYGHEARFGQRFGIATFSAWPVVDRGTITFEANPNNLCIWSDIALPGDTIRVYNAHLGSYHFGDDDYKFIGELDTDTKGEELRRGGLRILRLLRRGLRQRAAEVERIAAHMAGSPHPVVFCGDINDVPMSYGYHMLRKDRCDAFRESGRGRGGTYVGALPSLRIDHILHDDAIASWGFVTHPEELSDHRAISCMIAPRP; from the coding sequence ATGGCCGAAGCCAACGAAGAAGCCCCCCGGAAACGGCGCCCCTCCTTCTGGCTGCGTCCGCTGTGGTGGCTCAACGGTCTGTCCGCGCTGGTGCTGCTGATCACCTATCCAGCGCCACACATCAGCCCCGACCACTTCTGGCCCCTGGCCTTGCTGGCCATGGCCTACCCCTTCCAAGTGCTCGTCCAGGCGGGCTTCATCGTGCTGTGGCTGCTCTTCCGCCGCAAGCGCATGCTACTCCCCATCACGGTGCTCCTGCTGGGATACGGCCACATCGCCGACCATTTCAAGCTCTTCGGCAGGCAGGGTGCGCCGCAGGGGATCGAAGTGCCGGGCGTGAAGCTGATGTCGTGGAACGTGCGCCTCTTCGACCTCTACAATTGGAGTGGCAACCGCGTGACGCGCGACGCCATCTTCGACGTGCTGCTGCGGGAGGACGCGGACATCCTGTGCCTGCAGGAGTTCTTCCACAGCGATGACGAGCGCTTCTTCCGCACCCGCGAGCCGCTGCTGAAGGATCTCCGGTACCGGCACCTGCATGAGCACTATGGTCATGAGGCGCGCTTCGGCCAGCGCTTCGGCATCGCCACCTTCAGCGCATGGCCCGTGGTGGACCGGGGCACGATCACCTTCGAGGCCAACCCGAACAACCTCTGCATCTGGAGCGACATCGCCCTGCCGGGGGACACCATACGCGTGTACAACGCGCACCTGGGTTCCTACCATTTCGGTGACGACGACTACAAGTTCATCGGCGAACTGGACACGGACACCAAGGGCGAGGAATTGCGGCGTGGCGGGCTGCGCATCCTGCGGCTGCTGCGAAGAGGGCTGCGGCAGCGCGCGGCCGAGGTGGAACGCATCGCGGCGCACATGGCGGGCAGCCCGCACCCGGTGGTCTTCTGCGGGGACATCAACGATGTGCCCATGAGCTACGGCTACCATATGCTGCGAAAGGACCGGTGTGACGCCTTCCGGGAAAGTGGCCGTGGGCGTGGCGGCACCTATGTGGGCGCTTTGCCCAGCCTGCGGATCGACCACATCCTGCACGATGACGCGATCGCCAGTTGGGGCTTCGTCACACACCCCGAGGAACTCAGCGACCACCGGGCCATCTCGTGCATGATCGCCCCGCGCCCGTGA
- a CDS encoding ABC transporter substrate-binding protein yields MCAVLGRSWPMLLLLAACGRPGADDGRTVFRFNQYAALTNLDPAFSSHMQNEKVCDQFFDGLVEMGADLRVRPAIAARWTIADSGRLYTFHLRQDVWFHDSEAFPDGRGRLVTAQDFRYSFERIRDPRVASPGRWVFEHVVPGPEGFQVIDDSTFAVRLVRPFAPFIGILCMVYTSVVPREAVEHFGTEWRSRPVGAGPFRFFHWEEGVKLAMRRNERYYQRDEAGEALPYLDAIAISFVKDRNAEFLGLVKGEFDMMSGVEGSALNEMLDPLGRIRPKYADRIRLIRTPSLETSYLGFLMDSVAMRNSPWRDVRLRRAVNMAIDRQRIISHIQHGIGVPAHSIIPPALPGASGRGRGYDATEARRLLAEAGFPDGQGLPVLTVATTSTGLELCEFIQHDLAAFGIRLAVDVLPLSTHISGVANREHPFFRKNWSADYPDAENFLMLFVGANSTPAGPNYTCLRNSTMDRLYAEALSVVDDNMRIALYERMDSLVVAEAPAIFLTHNEVALFVRHEVRGLEAHPMSRLDLCRVRKEPVAQGAGR; encoded by the coding sequence ATGTGCGCCGTCCTCGGCCGGTCCTGGCCCATGCTCCTGTTGCTTGCCGCCTGTGGCCGCCCCGGCGCGGACGATGGGCGCACGGTGTTCCGCTTCAACCAGTACGCGGCGCTCACCAACCTGGATCCGGCCTTCTCCAGCCACATGCAGAACGAGAAGGTGTGCGACCAGTTCTTCGACGGCCTGGTGGAGATGGGGGCCGACCTGCGCGTGCGGCCCGCCATTGCGGCGCGTTGGACCATCGCGGACAGCGGCCGCCTCTACACCTTCCACCTGCGCCAGGATGTGTGGTTCCATGATTCGGAAGCATTCCCGGACGGCCGGGGTCGTCTGGTCACCGCGCAGGACTTCCGTTACAGTTTCGAGCGGATCCGTGATCCGCGTGTGGCCTCACCAGGACGCTGGGTGTTCGAGCATGTGGTCCCCGGCCCGGAAGGATTCCAGGTGATCGATGACAGCACCTTCGCAGTGCGGCTGGTACGACCGTTCGCGCCCTTTATCGGCATCCTCTGCATGGTGTACACCAGCGTGGTGCCGCGCGAAGCCGTGGAGCACTTCGGCACCGAGTGGCGCAGCCGACCCGTGGGCGCGGGACCCTTCCGCTTCTTCCACTGGGAGGAAGGGGTGAAGCTGGCCATGCGGCGGAACGAGCGCTACTACCAGCGTGACGAGGCGGGCGAGGCCTTGCCCTATCTGGATGCCATCGCCATCTCCTTCGTCAAGGACCGCAATGCCGAGTTCCTCGGGCTGGTGAAGGGCGAGTTCGACATGATGAGCGGCGTGGAGGGCAGCGCTTTGAACGAGATGCTGGACCCCCTGGGCCGCATCCGCCCGAAATACGCCGATCGTATCCGGCTGATCCGTACCCCCTCCCTGGAAACGAGCTACCTCGGCTTCTTGATGGACAGCGTGGCAATGCGCAACAGCCCCTGGCGCGATGTGCGCTTGCGGCGCGCGGTGAACATGGCCATCGACCGTCAGCGCATCATTTCACACATCCAGCACGGTATCGGTGTACCGGCGCACAGCATCATTCCGCCCGCCTTGCCCGGCGCATCAGGGCGGGGGCGTGGCTACGATGCCACGGAAGCGCGCCGCCTGCTGGCCGAAGCGGGATTTCCCGATGGCCAGGGCCTGCCTGTGCTGACCGTGGCCACAACGTCCACCGGCTTGGAGCTGTGCGAATTCATCCAGCACGATCTGGCGGCATTCGGCATCCGGCTGGCGGTGGATGTGCTGCCCCTCAGCACCCACATCTCCGGTGTGGCCAACCGGGAGCACCCCTTCTTCCGCAAGAACTGGTCGGCGGATTACCCGGATGCCGAGAACTTCCTGATGCTTTTCGTCGGGGCCAACAGCACCCCGGCCGGTCCCAACTACACCTGCCTGCGGAACAGCACCATGGACCGGCTCTATGCGGAAGCGCTGAGCGTGGTGGACGACAACATGCGCATCGCGCTGTATGAACGCATGGACAGCCTGGTCGTGGCCGAAGCACCGGCGATCTTCCTCACGCACAATGAAGTGGCGCTGTTCGTTCGCCATGAAGTGCGTGGTCTGGAGGCCCATCCCATGAGCCGGTTGGACCTGTGCCGTGTGCGGAAGGAGCCCGTTGCTCAAGGGGCGGGCAGGTAG
- a CDS encoding rhomboid family intramembrane serine protease: MGLRDDIQGLWRQGGMLYRLILVNTGVFLLLRLVDLIFFLFGSDGPDLVGLLMSTSSPAGLLRTPWTVVTYMFTHWGLWHLFFNMLILFYIGRIFEDLLGGKRLLGNYLLGGFAGLALYFLGYNLLPAFERYAQASTILGASAAVMGVFIGIATYRPDLEIRLLILGTIKLKWLALIYVFIDLVSIREGGNSGGHLAHLGGAIYGYLAARQLMKGRDPSLRLVQALEAIGRAFTPRKGPRMKVAKKPVRNVMDRDAGFNAAKRDKQARVDAILDKIGRSGYDSLTKEEKDFLFKASQ, from the coding sequence ATGGGACTGCGTGACGATATACAGGGCTTGTGGCGGCAGGGCGGCATGCTCTACCGGTTGATCCTGGTGAACACCGGCGTATTCCTGCTGCTGCGCCTGGTGGACCTCATCTTCTTCCTCTTCGGCAGCGATGGGCCCGATCTGGTGGGCCTGCTGATGAGCACCAGCTCGCCCGCGGGGCTGTTGCGCACACCCTGGACCGTGGTCACCTACATGTTCACGCACTGGGGGCTGTGGCACCTGTTCTTCAACATGCTGATCCTGTTCTACATCGGCAGGATCTTCGAGGACCTCCTCGGCGGGAAACGGCTTCTGGGCAACTACCTGCTCGGCGGCTTCGCGGGGCTGGCCCTGTACTTCCTGGGCTACAACCTGCTGCCCGCCTTCGAGCGATACGCGCAGGCGAGCACCATCCTGGGCGCCTCCGCCGCCGTGATGGGCGTTTTCATCGGCATCGCCACCTACCGGCCCGACCTGGAGATCCGCCTGCTGATCCTGGGCACGATCAAACTGAAATGGCTGGCGCTGATCTATGTGTTCATCGATCTGGTGAGCATCCGCGAGGGCGGCAACAGCGGCGGACATCTGGCGCATCTCGGCGGGGCCATCTACGGCTACCTGGCGGCGCGCCAGTTGATGAAAGGCCGTGACCCCTCGCTGAGGCTTGTGCAGGCCCTGGAGGCCATCGGCCGGGCTTTCACCCCGCGCAAAGGGCCGCGCATGAAGGTGGCCAAGAAGCCCGTGCGCAATGTGATGGACCGCGATGCGGGCTTCAACGCCGCCAAGCGCGACAAGCAGGCGCGCGTGGACGCCATCCTGGACAAGATCGGCCGCAGCGGCTACGACAGCCTCACCAAGGAAGAGAAGGACTTCCTCTTCAAGGCCAGCCAGTGA
- a CDS encoding rhomboid family intramembrane serine protease: MRHSSSPFAGLPVVVKNLLLINVVMYLLTISGLGDLAGRSMTHWLGMHFFASPLFGPWQTVTHMFMHGSIGHLALNMLGLFMLGPPLEYRWGSRRFLTFYMVTGIGAGLLYAAAHTFEYERLLGIMDPAKVDLVRAQGHELIMRYQNYVDPDMGALNAVLNRPMVGASGALYGVLLAFGMTFPNVELMIFPLFIPIKARYFVWILGGISIYMAMANNPGDNVAHLAHLGGMIVGYFLIRLWRHRGEPV, from the coding sequence ATGCGCCACTCCTCCTCCCCCTTCGCCGGCCTCCCCGTGGTGGTGAAGAACCTGCTGCTGATCAATGTGGTGATGTATCTGCTCACCATTTCCGGCCTGGGCGATCTGGCGGGCCGCAGCATGACGCATTGGCTGGGCATGCACTTCTTCGCCTCGCCGCTCTTCGGACCCTGGCAGACCGTGACGCACATGTTCATGCACGGCAGCATCGGCCATCTGGCGCTGAACATGCTGGGCCTCTTCATGCTGGGGCCGCCACTCGAATACCGCTGGGGATCTAGGCGCTTCCTCACCTTTTACATGGTCACCGGCATCGGCGCGGGACTGCTCTACGCCGCCGCGCACACCTTCGAGTATGAGCGTCTGCTGGGCATCATGGATCCGGCCAAGGTGGACCTGGTGCGCGCACAGGGCCACGAGCTGATCATGCGCTACCAGAACTACGTGGACCCCGACATGGGCGCCCTCAATGCCGTGCTGAACCGCCCCATGGTGGGCGCCAGCGGCGCGCTCTACGGGGTGCTTCTGGCCTTCGGCATGACCTTCCCCAACGTGGAACTGATGATCTTCCCGTTGTTCATCCCCATCAAGGCCCGCTACTTCGTGTGGATCCTGGGCGGCATCTCCATCTACATGGCCATGGCCAACAACCCCGGCGACAATGTGGCGCATCTGGCCCACCTCGGCGGCATGATCGTGGGCTACTTCCTCATCCGGCTGTGGCGGCACCGGGGCGAACCGGTATGA
- a CDS encoding DUF11 domain-containing protein has protein sequence MGSLWVGISSGVPPYNIQWSNGATTETITALPAGTYTVTVTDATMEEATAEGTITDLPSYPFSTFSALQVCPGEVPMVSFWGGTENGMPPDFSTGTQHGPGPYGFNAPGYSLEWLEMQEACGIYAYYNIRVIGAQPGAGVTINYTDGSGCPGSFDFTVPAPVPLPTPQPLSVTGSCTNGNIGSALVSVGSGYLEVRLKNSAGQYLGFGGYCAYHQLLPNGTVQFTGLAPGSYWVLVDHDTFDQYTYPNYYDLICRDSVEVVIPDLGSTCGLINGRVFVDNNSNCALNSGENLVPTTVVQLTPGPYYATTNDLGFYSAQVPLGTYDIEELHPVLEQSCPVTAVLTGASLNNMNVACAPGAPLDVQLTMGSGPARPGFEVLVAMDIDNLTPDPTGTVVLTFTHDPVMGFVTSTPLPSSIVGNTITWTAPQLTMTSAFQHRDVNVRLQVPPDVGLLGTELQFNAGLTTQNTDVDLTNNSVEFAQLVTGSYDPNDKLATTSDGNTAFWHIGLDEWVDYTIRFQNTGTDTAFNVVITDTLPANLDVASITWGAASHAHNREVVGQGILRFIFPNIMLPDSNVNEPLSHGFVCFRIRPHLPLLPGDEIENIANIYFDYNSPVITEPSILVATTGTGVEEEQGPADVRLVPNPASDKVRVISEGGQIRTIRLRAMDGRVIMEGSVVTSTTELDIAGLTAGAYMVECILVDQARPVQLRFIKL, from the coding sequence TGGGGATCTCGTCCGGTGTGCCGCCCTACAACATCCAGTGGAGCAACGGCGCCACCACGGAAACGATCACAGCACTGCCTGCCGGGACCTACACGGTGACGGTGACCGACGCCACCATGGAGGAAGCCACCGCGGAAGGAACGATCACCGACCTGCCGAGCTATCCCTTCAGCACGTTCTCAGCGCTTCAGGTTTGTCCCGGCGAAGTTCCGATGGTCTCCTTCTGGGGTGGTACGGAGAACGGGATGCCTCCCGACTTCTCCACCGGTACGCAGCATGGCCCGGGCCCCTATGGGTTCAACGCCCCGGGCTATTCGCTGGAATGGCTTGAGATGCAGGAAGCCTGTGGCATCTATGCCTATTACAACATCAGGGTGATCGGTGCCCAGCCCGGCGCAGGCGTGACGATCAACTACACCGATGGCTCAGGATGCCCGGGCAGCTTCGACTTCACGGTGCCTGCGCCCGTCCCTTTGCCCACCCCGCAGCCGCTCAGTGTGACCGGCTCCTGCACGAACGGCAATATCGGCAGCGCGTTGGTATCGGTGGGTAGCGGGTACCTGGAGGTGCGGCTGAAGAACAGCGCCGGACAATACCTGGGCTTCGGCGGTTACTGCGCTTACCATCAACTCCTGCCCAATGGCACGGTGCAGTTCACGGGCCTGGCACCGGGCAGTTACTGGGTACTGGTGGACCACGATACGTTCGACCAGTACACGTATCCGAACTACTACGATCTGATCTGCCGCGATTCGGTGGAGGTGGTGATACCCGACCTGGGCAGCACCTGCGGACTGATCAATGGCCGGGTCTTCGTGGACAACAACTCGAACTGCGCCCTCAACAGTGGCGAGAACCTGGTGCCCACCACGGTGGTGCAGCTCACGCCCGGGCCCTACTACGCCACCACCAACGATCTGGGCTTCTACAGCGCGCAGGTGCCCCTGGGCACGTACGACATCGAGGAACTGCATCCCGTGCTGGAGCAGAGTTGCCCGGTCACGGCCGTGCTCACCGGTGCCAGCCTCAACAACATGAATGTGGCCTGTGCGCCAGGGGCGCCGCTCGATGTGCAGTTGACCATGGGCAGTGGGCCGGCCAGGCCGGGATTCGAGGTGCTGGTGGCCATGGACATCGATAACCTTACGCCGGATCCCACCGGCACGGTGGTGCTCACCTTCACCCACGACCCCGTTATGGGCTTCGTCACGTCCACACCGCTTCCTTCCAGCATCGTGGGCAATACCATCACCTGGACGGCACCACAGCTCACCATGACCAGTGCCTTCCAGCACCGTGATGTGAACGTGCGACTGCAGGTGCCACCCGATGTGGGACTCCTGGGAACCGAACTGCAGTTCAACGCCGGATTGACGACCCAGAACACCGATGTGGACCTCACCAACAACAGCGTGGAATTCGCGCAGCTGGTCACCGGCAGCTACGACCCCAACGACAAGCTGGCGACGACCAGCGACGGGAACACCGCTTTCTGGCACATCGGGTTGGACGAGTGGGTCGATTACACCATCCGCTTCCAGAACACGGGCACGGACACGGCCTTCAACGTGGTGATCACGGACACGCTTCCGGCGAACCTTGATGTGGCGAGCATCACCTGGGGCGCGGCCTCACATGCCCACAACCGGGAAGTGGTGGGCCAGGGCATCCTCCGGTTCATCTTCCCCAATATCATGTTGCCAGACAGCAACGTGAACGAGCCGCTCAGCCACGGCTTCGTATGCTTCCGCATCCGCCCACACCTGCCGCTGCTGCCCGGCGATGAGATCGAGAACATCGCCAACATCTACTTCGACTACAACTCGCCGGTGATCACCGAGCCGAGCATCCTGGTGGCGACCACGGGGACGGGGGTGGAGGAGGAGCAAGGCCCAGCAGATGTGCGCTTGGTGCCGAATCCGGCATCGGACAAGGTGCGTGTCATCAGCGAGGGTGGGCAGATCCGTACGATCCGCCTCCGCGCGATGGATGGCAGGGTCATCATGGAAGGCAGCGTGGTGACCTCAACGACCGAACTCGACATCGCGGGCCTCACGGCTGGTGCGTACATGGTGGAATGCATCCTCGTCGATCAGGCCAGACCCGTGCAACTCCGGTTCATCAAACTCTGA